Part of the Uloborus diversus isolate 005 chromosome 2, Udiv.v.3.1, whole genome shotgun sequence genome, GCTTAATGTATTagacagattaattacacttacCATTCATTACTAATTACATTCCACATGTACAAAACACAGAAGGCAGGAAACAAATTCtgagaaattaaaagtaaaaaataaatagtgtCACAGGAACAGATTGCTGTtagaggagatttttttccccctaaaaaaTTTTTCTAGTAAAAGCTTGAGTTTTCCACAATTAGTCAGTGGAAATAGCAGAAAGACTCAGTACAGTGTGGTTAAGGAAAGCAACATCTTTATTATTATGATGAGTTTTGCTCTTCTAATTCCTCCATTTGGCAATGAATAGCAGTATCCACAACTTCTAAACTTGCCCAGTCTAATTCTTTTATCAAACATAGAACAGCAGATAAAATATTTGCAGCCTAGAAGAAAAGTATATAGTCATTATTTCATTATAGTTATCATTAATAGAGAAggtataatttaataaaaataatttgaaaaaatttaatcctttctttttttttacaccaactaattcacaaaagaaaaagaagctaTCACACATTTTGAGAATTTAatctatcacccccccccccctccacacactaCTGACAGTagtgtcacattttttttaattgataaattatgGCATTCAAACCTAAATTGAATGATCTTTCTTGCTACAATGCTGGCACAAAGATAGTTGACATAAGTGATGCACTGAGGCATACAAACAAGAAAAGTTGCAAATATACCATATCTAACATACACTGGTGGTTAATTGCTGAGGATGGATGGTAATATCAGCATTAGAAACCACAAAATGGAAGGAAAGGAAATAaggaaattagcataagttcgggACACAATAAGACATActgtgagtatgcaaattttagactcacgaTGTTGCTGCcgctgataagcgatataaaggattgggCGCCTGATGAtcattgttgttcaaaagcaaagttttatgagaaagaatcaattgacgaacttgcatttttcggtatgtcttcTAAGCATCCCTAAGAAGGTTTTGCGGGTGACTGTGTTGATGGCAAGATTTAAGAAGGTCAAAAAGTGTCAGTTGTTACCAGGGAGTTCAACGTTAGCTGCAGGGTTGTTTCGAAGGTTTGGAAtccatttcaaacaaatggaatgtgtagcaaatgtcacggGGAGGTCGTGCACTCAGTACGAagtcagcagaagattggtataCAGCACTAGAAACAAAAATTAACAGGCACAACATAACTACTGATGTAGCAAAAtagtttcctgctgctactagcaagcaaatgTCCCAAAAAACTGTAGCCAGGCATTTGCAAGAAGTAGGACTACACACATGACAGCTTGCTTTGTACACCTCATTGTCTACAAGTCAGCGCTTCGCCCGTTTGTAAAGAGGTGCTCAGCATCACAATTGGTGAGAAGTCGACTGAGCTTGTGCACTATTCTCAGATGACAGCAGAttcagtctgtcgtctaattATTGACGACAACTGATCTGGCGTGAGAGTGGTACTGAATACAGGCTGGAAAACACAAAAGATAATGACAAATATCCTATTAGTGGTGTCATAGCGTGGACTGGGATCATGATCAATGACCGTACACTGCTCATGTGCTGCCAAAAAGACTATGGCTGGCCAAGGATACATTGCTCAAGTTTGCATGTTCCGTGGTGTtgtgggcgataaattcgttttcatggatgACAACGCAACATGTCATCGAACAGTCGCTATCCAGGAGTGTCTGGAGAGCGAGAATATTGAACCCATCGGATGGCCAGCACATTTTCTAGATCTGATTTccattgaaaatgtttgaaatgctcTGGGGAagtcttgctggtcgacaacACCCTAAAATAAACAAGGACACCTTCATCCGTGACTGACAGAGGAATGGGATCAAGTACTCGCTGGATATTGTTGTACAAAGCAGCAAATAACATGTGGAAGCTTGCATTGCTTTTCATGGTGGCCATATAccatattgacatcttacgcTGGAACGCATGGGGACGGTAgctacatttcttcatttttacgtatttatcacaaaatgaccgttttgtactttgaacacttttcaacgccttctgaATTTCAGAGCGCAAGAAATTATCGTCATTGTAGAGTATTAGTGTTCTgacattagtttatttcacttgccatcgaattacacttacttttttgcGCGCACATTATGAtctgtccttagcaattgtccaccagtgtatatgGATATATATGTTGCTATTAATATACCTGTGCTTTGAATGTCATACAAAGATAGAAAACTAACTTTTCAAACAACACTGACTAGGTTTTTGCCGTAAAAtgatgaaaagtaaaagtttACTTAAGCTACTATtgatgttaaattcatttttattgcagtaaGATTTGAATTTCCGACAAACCAAGTAATTACAAGCACTCAAATTTAACAAGAAAGTTCACTTTAATACGTCACTCTAAATATAATGCagtttaaatgaattttcatacTTAATCTGTTAAAAGCACTATGTTGCAGAACTTCCATAGGGGGCAAAAAGGGGGATTTATACAGATGAGATAGGTTGTAATAAATCAAACCCTGATTGAAAGTTCCTGCATGTAACTGCAATTTTGGCTGAAACACTTTGGTTTGACTTTAGGAATCAATCATgttaattatattaaaactatTCAATCTCAGTTATTTttgatatacagtagaccctcgttttacgcggtttcgattatacatggtttaagatttgacacctttattttattttacgcggatgcggcaatgcaaacagataaaattttcccctcttttcaaaatccaaactcctaaagaatGCAGATAACGCGCAATCAACTGCATTTCGGCGTGCTATAATCGAGCtcgggccactggagacattttatgagattggttccagagctctttccaaaagtaaaaaaatttaacccACACAGTTCAGAACACACTGGAAGGAGAGCTTTTAAGAGTGACAAAAGAAGcgaaaaccaacgaggatactgacattggtgacacacaaccaaaaacgctcacattgaaaattttgagccattcctagacaatagaaatgatctttctgatttgttagtgaagaaatATTCTAtcttggaaatgacgcaagtgatcatggatgcgttaatgctctgcaaagaattacagagaaaaattcttaatgactgccaaaagactatcatagccagctcctctttaaacagaacatgaaattaatttatgttttctttatgcaagtgtgcataaaagttgatataagtacacataaAACTTAGTATACAATtattcatcactagaatgaagtattttgttatctatggaaccaaacccctattttacactagtattaggtctcaatttacgcgtttttgatttatgcggcatttccgtggaacgtaacccccgcgtaaaacgaaggtctactgtgataacttacgatgtttaaacgaaaagccgaagggctaaatttcgtaagtcagtcaacaatgttacatgcttatacaagcagagataatatcacacagtggaaggtgcagaatcaaatgttaatgtgaagaaatgaacattggaaacttgttaaaatcttaccaaaaatttattggtccatagtaactaaaataaataaactaacaaaaataagttcttaagaataaaacccggccataagtggaggcggagttcgcaactccccaacacctatcggacctaactcacaagaggctgacgaagacaaaagaagagagagagaacgattggaatcgttcactatttatacttgcctcatttgcatatgattgggcatcaaaggatgccaacctaaaactgaaactttacacgtgccgaaagagttgagaagttaatctaatttgaataaagtaaattttatatcacattacattaggaatgagaatgcggataaatatcgtttaccgatgtctatcatacTGTAATACAAAAATTTGCCTTGATCATGAATTTTGTAAAGGGTCTGTTTTAGTGATCTGGGATTTTTATGCTCCTTTTTGAAATGTGGAAAGTCTTAAACATAAATTTCTACACAATGGCACACATTTGTATCAAATTATAAACGTTCACTTTGCATTGACAAATGACTAATGATAAATACATATTAAATTTATGAGTGAAATTACCCTGCTTTTTCCTCCTTTAGGCAGCATGCGTATTGCCGACGGCCTTTCGCAACGCTGCTGTATTCGGCTCGAGTAAGGAGGGGGATACgcacattttggagaaaaatgctCTTTTGCTGTTGTGCTGGAAGGAGTTTCAGGTGCAGGTTCGATGTCTTGGCTTGTTTCAAAACTCTCCTGGAATCTGCAGGCAAAGCTTGAACTGGCAGTTCCAGGGCTGGAATCTGCAGaattcattttctgcactaaCTCATCTCTGTCAGGGTAAGGAAACTCGGGAGACACTTTTTCTGCCAAGTTATTGTGTGAGCTGTGATTCATAAATTCTGTTGGAGTGCAATACCGGGGAGATGGCGAGTCCGCACAGATACTGAAAAAGACACGGGAAAAAACTCAATGCGTGGAACTTGAGTGACATTTATTTGCTGTGGCAGCAAAACAATTCAGGATTCACACTTACAAAGTAGTGAAACTTTTTAGGATCGACCAACCACAGTTCTTAGAAAAATAAGTTGTTAAGAGAAGTGGGTTACATTAGACTGTGTCAACAATGGACTAAAAaacttaaacaataaataaaaaattcctgTAATTAGtaatttgtacttaaaaaattctTATGCTTTTATTTGCTGAGTTTTGCTTATAGGAAccatttcttattttcaaaacaaaaatgctttaacattttaaaatagaacAAACAAgatttgccgatatatatcagttgatatatatcacgatatatatatccgatatttattttgaaaatatcatgatattttgatattttcgacatttattttttcaactacggtattttaaatataaaaattatattaatcatataatattgttaatttattattaaaaatagccaaaaattgattcaCTATATTTTATGACGTATTATCACATCATTAATACAGCaaagtaatatttcttttttattttaaattcatttttacaattagtaatgtaagaattttaaatcatattaaaagtgcctaattaaacataaaacgttggtcagaaacatagaaaatgtcttatgactctgcatcaactaatgcctattttttatttctaaatcatataactgtaacagtagctaacagaagaaaaatgagtaaaacggctaatgctaaattaattttattaaaattgacaaaaatgtaaaatgaaatattataagtaaataatgagagaaaccttaattttaagtcaacatataataataatgtaagaaaataaagagtgttttgaggatgcatttactattttgaagacttcagtttgtgccgattgaaaatatcggatatatatcaaaatatccgatatatatcaaaatatcaaatatttttgatattttagaaaatatcattatctttttgaaccctgataaCAAAAATATGGCCCTTTTATTCTTTCCCTGATTTTCCACTAGTACCATTTTTCATGCCTTATTTTTTAATATGGAAGGAGAGTATTTTAACTAACATTTTGAATGCCCTCTGAGCTTGATatgattttattaatttgaaagttttttgagCGAGATGGAAGGAGAGCTCTCATTAAAAGCCCATTTGATGAACAACAGCATTAAGCACtcgctttttactttcttctatatctaatatatagaagaaagtattggattcatgcaaattttcgaattttgacggatttgaacattttgaggtgtgctgagtccatttcgaccatttttggaaaatgtctgtctgtctgtgtgtgtgtgtgtatgtatgtatgtcacgtctgtgtgtgaccagttttttgtggccgctctataacaaaaactaccgcatgaaatcgaacgaaatttagtacacatatgtgcccctatatgaacttgtgccctttggtttttggcgcgaattcctccaaggggggtggagcaatgggacgtttttcgagttacgcgtgcttgctattcctcaggaagtaactggcggaatcaaacaaaatttggtccatatgttggtattaacaggaacaggtgctgattcaattttggtgtcaataactcaaaccggggttgagctatagaacttttttgtcgtcaattgtgactgctgtacctcaagaaataatgaacggaatggaaaaaaaaattatcggcaagtagcccttagtgggtataagaactgattttatttttgtgtcaacagctaaaaagggggtagcgcaatcacccgttctttttttcctgtttgagtgccctatctcaagaagtaatgctacgttctggttgaaatttagaatatatgtgaatccatatgtaaacaggctttggttcaattttgacgccaatcgctccaagaggtgttgattttttttttgcgaataaaaatatttttattaatgcaacaataagaaagataaatcgtaatagattgtcgtctgtgtatttctcgtgattttaattgaatggaaatgataggaaatattatctcaatgatttaaaatttttaactgttgccatcttatgtttgttaacaaataaaatatttgtaattaattcaagcaaggcttttaaaataactttcaattttcgctctttgctttgcttttgcaataattcagacattgggatagtcgtcaagtttttgcatgtgtcattttgtttttgttgggaatattgcttcctcgtcaagcatggggagggatcagaaaaaaaaaaaaaagaaaaatatagaagaaagtttcgtgatggccacaacatactagttcagtCTTTATCAATGACTAAAAGACATAAAAACATCCTTCACTCAAATATTCTAAGTCctttaatgaaaacaaaacaaacatacATGTAATTTGCTAATATGGAAAGAGGAaaagaacaataaatttttcAGGTAAGACATTAATCCAGTCACGGCCCtatgccagggctaaggcagaaatacttaaaatacataaatgtattttaagtatttctgccttagccctggcataGGGCGgtgacttactacaaaataccatgctttgccatcaatcttcgagttgaagcgcaccattgctgcggtcattcatctggtgttctaattctgcattagctaccagtttgtttggctctcttggctcccttaagaggtttatCGCCTCCaactcatgtgattcctattccaggctgatgagtgctaaaaagcacgaaactgcagtcctcggatggaataactgagctggtggtgtattttaagtattaatcCAGTCATTAACAGGTGGTTGCCCAAGTcttgaagtatgaagtgaaagaAAGGGGCACTCAAAATGAGCACAAGTACTGCGACAACTGGTTCGTTGTACTATTCCCACTACGATCTTTAGTAGAGCCCAATAGCAGAAACGAATTTCAGCCAGTTGTCTAACCACTATATTAGGCAGTTCTTAAGCATTCACATAGTGGTATCCCAAATGTTCAAATCTTTGTGCTGAATAATAGTCACTTGCCAAGTCTTTCCCAGAGGAGTTTTAACATAATTGATGGGAGAAAAATCGGTACCTTGGAGATTGGTTATTAACAAAAGGTCGCTGCATGAAGCTGGCCACTTATAGAAAGTTTACTCTAATTGCATTTAGAACTAAACCTGACAATAGAAAGAAGAAGGTAAACTTAAATTAATTCTTACCTATTAGGAATGGCAGAAGGTGTGACTGCAGGAGATATTGCAGAACTTTCAACTGTGAAGGAATCTGAATAGGAAACTGACTTCTCTTCATAACTGATGGATGTTGATGTGGTATGCACAGAAACTTGTGGAGTTGGGGAGGGTTCTGGTTCTTCTTCCTTAGGAATCAGAAGCTCAAGCGGTGAGCCATGTTTTTtagcagattcaatttcatcaGGACGAACAGCTAACAGAGAAACATGTATGAATAATCTGATGAGAAATAAAGACATATACTTTGCAGAAGGAGACccaaaaggacaatttaagcaagAAATGTGAGagttaaaattgtcttttttccCCCTCTGTCCTACAAAGAAAGGAAACAACTGATCaggagataattttaaaaaattgttcattttttttttttagttcatgatTAATAGTTTCCTTTCTTTGTCCTATggtgtgaaactttaaaaaaaggggggaggaggggcTGCAAAAAAGGCCTCCTTACATTAGGTAAGAAAAATTGCATCTTTTATAAATACATAACATAACATAAAGCAAGAAAGATATTCACATCCATTTTATTTATGGTAAGGCAGAACAATAATGCCAAGGCACTGTCCATAaattatttccaacatttttgacCCACCTCCTCTCTCTGCAATAGGGCGTCACACTTCATATTATCCCTTTCCTCTCCCCTCATCACATgtcaagccacttttcgtaagcaTATATGCTTATAAAAATGCTTATATGAAGATGTCACACTTCCTGTTACCCTCTCCCTCCTGATAGACATAGCATGTCAATCTAAGAGaaggtttattatcattttttttatcatgttagATAACATTTAGATATTTGCAGGTTTCATATCATTGTTCCTTAACGAACGCTAGAATCCGTGACGTAACTAGTCTTGGAATAGAGAACGGCACGTGTAGTGCCGTTcatatatcggatgttaaaagattgcatttttcaaaatgtagacatctaaagaaaaaaaaacgacaattaaaagagtttatttaaagttaatcatccatGACGTGACTACTTTAACATCGATTCTTCTAGAACATGTGACGTCGCGTGCACACGCTTCGGGCTTGGCCACTGAAGATCACGATCAGGTAGCATTGAAGTGAAGATATGCCAATGAGATTCTGAATATAAGCGAAGCTGTTATCAGTTGATCGCTCTCTCACTTCTTGCACAGCCTAGACGCATTGGCCatcgccgtgtccaaggggagggttttaggggttaaacccctcccttggggaaaaaataagcaaaatgaagaaaatgtatattttacttaaatttactttaatgagaaagtttgcgttcagcgttgtttttattttattttaattttctctctgaagttttttgcgatttacaactgatgtaatatttcgggAAAAGTATGACGGACGAActgctgaatgatctaccaatgcaaagaaagaatattgcttattgtaaggagcttatggtgaattaggcatatgttacatctatgaagatgcattagtgattgtgcttggctatgtaatttgcatctgcaaagagctctttcttgtttagtttattaagcattatttcagaacataacctgatatacattctacattataaaagaatttgtgaagagtttttaatactcattgcaatatactacatagtaaacagatttaattaaaaagaagcaagcaaaggttgattaaagcgaatctgtgaaacgaaggaatactttggtaacttgtacagctagatatacccttcaagaatacagcagtccttacatgtgaataaacgccatactgggatcggcaatttgtcgtaaaactaaaagctgtaagggggttgaattctcccccccctactggtaagattaaaacccctccctttatgaaaatctggacacgggcctgggaTTGGCTCATATCAGGCAAGCCAACTTGCTGTTTGTTCAGCAAGCTTAGGCTGttagctttttttgtttaattgaagtagtatgaCGTTTGTCCATTGAAGACTTCGTTCCTCATGAACGATAGTCGGGTCAATTGATAATTACTTATTAGTCTAGGTCAACTGGGTATTTGCAATAATAGTATACTTatccttatttactttttgttaaagccatataatttgtttttatcttttaataaattaattgatgtttaatgagctATTCGTCTTCAATTATACTGATTCACGAACTCCAATTTCACTCTGCTAAATATATTATGTTGTTTGGGCAAGAgttagtttcaatcataccttcccaTCCAACACCTCCTCCTTCCCCTGGTCACAAACTCCTAAATtttaaatctcccccccccccttttcctatCTGagtatgacatcatttgtggacagggGTGTCTACAGGAAGggaggggattatggcgcaagttgcgccatcaaaatttttcggggagatttctttttttttttttttttgtaaacgaaATTTTtggaggaagcaaaaaaaaatatatttaaattcattCAAGA contains:
- the LOC129217367 gene encoding cilia- and flagella-associated protein 410-like; this translates as MTKLTEHTVLARTRAQDLRSVRKLNAWGSELTDVSIVKKLPNVEVLSLSVNSISSLEDFSHCDNLQELYIRKNNISELGEIRHLRDLPKLRNLWLADNPCAESEDYRLTVIRALPQLQKLDNMPVRPDEIESAKKHGSPLELLIPKEEEPEPSPTPQVSVHTTSTSISYEEKSVSYSDSFTVESSAISPAVTPSAIPNRAKQTEFMNHSSHNNLAEKVSPEFPYPDRDELVQKMNSADSSPGTASSSFACRFQESFETSQDIEPAPETPSSTTAKEHFSPKCAYPPPYSSRIQQRCERPSAIRMLPKGGKSRAANILSAVLCLIKELDWASLEVVDTAIHCQMEELEEQNSS